A stretch of Pseudoprevotella muciniphila DNA encodes these proteins:
- a CDS encoding endonuclease/exonuclease/phosphatase family protein, whose product MKKAFTFILLFALMTTGSSFAGDVITICGQNVQNFFYSTDRTRTQGNYVTISNYSTIAGRQAKANAIIKALSPYKADIYAFNEVEAMAEGADAEALDILATMMSDATGFTYKVVKDGMTYDLSEDETGTIKSGFIYRADKVEPVGESVSTAYGYTLTYPFLMRLQTFRSISSGEQFSLSMNHFKASTSGDMTADMEKREQNSIALLKGLNQVADPDILLMGDLNSEMDEQCLRNLVDAGFEEQILKRDKTAFSYYYNHGELIDHVFANSTMAAQITDARILYIANPHSTGSRYKAYSDHDPYLVTLNLEAQPAAEYKYTKVTEISAGAPYLIAAPIKGLNVPKPVAINKTYEYQYTNTVTEENGTIRMSDPKSAVIFEDAGDGNYYIKDYYGRYYYSNYFTSSGSYGHNTNVGIKSSAHTFSINKEGNNFKITNNTSGYYLIGLTFNGSPEFAWYNYASLNSTQHLPLLYEYSSATVPTDISIPERETPTNSPRKILQHGRIIIVRQDGRRYSLQGIELK is encoded by the coding sequence ATGAAAAAAGCATTTACATTTATCCTGTTGTTTGCCTTGATGACAACCGGCAGTTCCTTTGCAGGAGATGTCATCACCATCTGCGGTCAGAACGTACAGAATTTCTTTTACTCGACCGACCGTACAAGGACACAGGGCAACTATGTAACCATCAGCAACTACAGCACCATTGCAGGCCGTCAGGCAAAGGCAAATGCCATTATCAAAGCGCTGTCTCCCTACAAGGCAGACATCTACGCCTTCAACGAGGTTGAGGCAATGGCGGAGGGTGCCGATGCTGAAGCCCTGGATATTCTGGCAACAATGATGAGCGATGCTACCGGTTTTACATATAAAGTAGTGAAAGACGGCATGACTTACGACTTGTCGGAGGATGAAACAGGCACCATCAAATCGGGCTTCATCTATCGTGCAGATAAGGTTGAGCCTGTAGGCGAAAGTGTTTCAACAGCATACGGCTACACCCTCACATATCCATTTTTGATGCGTCTGCAAACTTTCAGGTCCATTTCATCAGGAGAACAGTTTTCTCTGAGCATGAATCATTTCAAGGCAAGTACGAGCGGCGACATGACAGCAGACATGGAGAAGCGCGAGCAAAATTCAATAGCCCTTCTGAAAGGTCTGAACCAAGTTGCTGACCCCGACATTTTACTGATGGGCGACCTGAACAGCGAAATGGACGAACAATGTCTGAGAAATTTAGTTGATGCAGGTTTTGAGGAGCAGATTCTTAAACGCGACAAGACTGCATTTTCCTACTACTACAATCACGGAGAACTGATAGACCACGTCTTTGCCAACAGCACAATGGCGGCTCAGATTACAGATGCCAGGATATTGTATATTGCCAATCCCCATTCCACAGGCAGCCGCTACAAAGCCTATTCTGACCACGACCCCTATCTGGTAACGCTAAACCTGGAGGCGCAACCTGCTGCTGAATACAAATACACCAAGGTTACGGAAATTTCTGCAGGAGCCCCCTATCTGATAGCGGCACCCATCAAAGGTCTGAACGTTCCCAAACCCGTTGCCATCAACAAGACCTATGAATACCAATATACGAACACCGTGACGGAGGAAAACGGCACCATCAGGATGAGCGACCCGAAATCTGCCGTCATCTTTGAGGATGCGGGAGACGGCAATTACTATATCAAAGATTATTACGGCCGCTATTATTACAGCAACTATTTCACGAGTTCCGGCAGTTACGGCCATAACACGAACGTCGGCATAAAGTCGTCCGCCCACACGTTCAGCATCAACAAGGAAGGCAACAACTTCAAGATAACCAACAACACTTCCGGTTATTACCTGATAGGACTAACTTTTAACGGTTCACCGGAGTTTGCATGGTATAACTATGCTTCACTCAATTCAACACAGCATCTTCCCCTGTTGTATGAGTATTCATCTGCCACTGTCCCCACAGACATTTCAATTCCGGAAAGAGAGACGCCAACTAACTCCCCCCGCAAGATATTGCAGCACGGGCGCATCATCATCGTACGCCAGGACGGACGGCGCTACAGTCTGCAAGGCATAGAATTGAAGTAA
- a CDS encoding transposase → MNLTDLQDLQPVSGVLLQSVNFEGLLDRDNKARVIDVIIDRFAMSPDVEALYSKGNSHRGRPAIPFAALLKIWVYGWLNGIASSHALATEVKRNVELMYMLRGVNPAQHSISDFRTDEHPLLHAFFEYCRSFTEEAWLLIAAEDSTSGERARKVDFPVASETIGALKALDATTLLGAADHDDSSKAASLWDTEIERLKEKVEKLKRQKARLNERLRKMMK, encoded by the coding sequence TTGAATCTGACAGACTTACAGGATTTGCAGCCTGTTAGCGGTGTGTTGTTGCAGTCGGTGAACTTTGAAGGACTGCTCGACCGCGACAACAAGGCGCGCGTCATCGATGTCATCATCGACAGGTTTGCCATGTCGCCCGACGTGGAGGCACTCTATTCGAAAGGGAACAGCCACCGCGGGCGACCTGCCATACCATTTGCCGCACTGCTGAAGATATGGGTCTATGGTTGGCTCAACGGCATCGCCAGTTCGCACGCGCTCGCCACGGAGGTGAAGCGAAACGTGGAACTGATGTACATGCTCCGCGGTGTCAACCCCGCACAGCACAGTATCTCCGACTTCCGCACAGACGAGCATCCTTTGCTCCACGCTTTCTTCGAATACTGCCGGTCGTTCACCGAAGAGGCTTGGCTGCTCATAGCCGCCGAAGACTCCACCAGCGGCGAAAGGGCAAGAAAGGTGGATTTCCCGGTAGCAAGCGAAACTATCGGTGCGCTCAAGGCCCTTGACGCGACAACTCTCCTCGGTGCCGCCGACCACGACGACTCCAGCAAGGCTGCCAGTCTTTGGGACACCGAAATAGAGCGGCTGAAAGAAAAGGTGGAAAAACTGAAACGACAAAAAGCACGCCTCAACGAACGACTCAGGAAAATGATGAAATAA
- the pepT gene encoding peptidase T yields the protein MKTITERFLHYTTFDTQSAEDRNQTPSTDKQLIFARYLKGELEAEGLEDVEMDAEGYIYATLPANTDAPIPTIGFISHYDTSPDCSGANIRPRIVENYDGSDIVLDAEAGIVTDVKTFPELLAHVGEDIIVTDGHTLLGADDKAGIAEIVQAMVWLRQHPEVKHGKIRVGFNPDEEIGLGAQKFDVEKFGCEWAYTMDGGEVGELEYECFNAAAAKYDIKGVSVHTGYAKGKMINAARIAAELVSMIPETDLPETTEGYEGFYHLLSSSGSCEQASLTFIIRDHDREKFQERKAFMEQLADRLNAKYGEGVVSVSLRDQYFNMREKVEPVRHVVDIALKAIENVGVTPLVRAIRGGTDGAQLSFRGLPCPNIFAGGLNFHGPHEFLPIPSLEKAMKVVIEICKLTAERGK from the coding sequence ATGAAAACCATCACAGAGAGATTTCTTCACTACACCACCTTCGACACGCAGTCTGCCGAAGACCGGAACCAGACACCGAGTACCGACAAACAACTCATCTTCGCACGCTATCTGAAGGGCGAACTCGAGGCAGAGGGTCTGGAGGACGTGGAAATGGACGCTGAGGGCTATATCTATGCCACTCTGCCAGCCAACACCGACGCCCCCATTCCAACCATAGGCTTCATCAGCCACTACGACACGTCTCCCGACTGCTCCGGTGCCAACATCCGTCCGCGCATCGTGGAGAACTACGACGGCAGCGACATCGTGCTGGATGCTGAGGCCGGCATCGTAACCGACGTCAAGACCTTCCCCGAACTGCTCGCCCATGTGGGTGAAGACATCATCGTAACCGACGGCCACACGCTGCTCGGCGCCGACGACAAAGCCGGCATAGCCGAAATCGTGCAGGCGATGGTATGGCTCAGGCAGCATCCCGAAGTGAAGCACGGGAAAATCCGCGTAGGCTTCAATCCTGATGAGGAGATAGGTCTTGGCGCACAGAAATTCGATGTAGAGAAATTCGGCTGCGAATGGGCATACACCATGGACGGCGGTGAAGTGGGCGAACTGGAATACGAATGCTTCAATGCTGCCGCAGCGAAGTACGACATCAAGGGCGTGAGCGTGCACACAGGCTATGCCAAGGGCAAGATGATTAACGCCGCACGCATAGCCGCCGAACTCGTCAGCATGATTCCCGAGACCGACCTGCCCGAAACCACTGAAGGCTACGAAGGCTTCTACCACCTGCTCTCATCGTCAGGCTCGTGCGAACAGGCATCGCTCACCTTCATCATCCGCGACCACGACCGCGAGAAGTTCCAGGAGCGCAAGGCTTTCATGGAGCAACTTGCCGACCGCCTCAACGCAAAATACGGCGAGGGTGTGGTCAGCGTGTCGTTGCGCGACCAGTACTTCAACATGCGCGAAAAGGTGGAACCCGTGCGCCACGTGGTTGACATCGCCCTGAAAGCCATCGAGAACGTAGGCGTAACACCCCTCGTGCGTGCCATACGCGGCGGCACCGACGGCGCACAACTCAGTTTCCGCGGACTCCCCTGCCCCAACATCTTCGCCGGCGGTCTCAACTTCCACGGTCCCCACGAATTCCTGCCCATACCGAGCCTCGAAAAGGCGATGAAGGTGGTCATCGAAATCTGCAAACTCACCGCCGAACGCGGAAAATAG
- a CDS encoding M64 family metallopeptidase, translating into MKIRLILAALLLPLTAFATVDFDYWFADATLRLDYIFAGSNTKQEISLSEMSTTEGWAGRRVNMDALLLEGNGQITVTDHQTDKVLYRNSFSTLFQEWQHTEEAVKVRRAFENTLLVPMPIKPVDITITLVDNHRKITAQMTHLVNPKDKNIRKGKVRYPDYVRQIFSNGEPSEKIDIVFVAEGYTKEQMGQFFKDVETARRSLFSHAPFDQYENRFNAIAVAIPSEKTDVSVPQDGQWHDTPCKSHFNTLYSARYLMTERVFQLHDLLEGLPYEHIIILANTHTYGGGGIYNMYMLTTARHYEFRPVVVHEFGHSFAGLADEYFYDDMYETYYPADTEPWEPNLTTLVNFDAKWRNMVKDVSKRDTGDVGIYEGGGYQSKGVYRGSYDCRMKTNSYPVFCPVCQDAIKRVIEYNTVEQTQ; encoded by the coding sequence ATGAAGATACGACTCATCCTTGCGGCACTTTTGCTGCCCCTTACGGCTTTTGCTACGGTGGACTTCGACTATTGGTTCGCCGATGCCACCCTGCGCCTCGACTATATCTTCGCAGGCAGCAACACCAAACAGGAAATATCGCTCTCCGAGATGTCGACCACCGAAGGCTGGGCAGGGCGCCGCGTCAACATGGATGCCCTCCTCCTCGAGGGCAACGGACAGATTACTGTGACAGACCACCAAACGGACAAGGTGCTCTATCGAAACTCGTTTTCCACCCTCTTTCAGGAGTGGCAGCACACGGAAGAGGCGGTAAAGGTGCGCCGCGCATTCGAGAACACACTACTCGTGCCTATGCCTATAAAACCTGTGGACATAACGATAACCCTCGTTGACAACCACCGCAAGATAACAGCGCAGATGACCCATCTCGTAAATCCCAAAGACAAGAACATCCGCAAAGGAAAAGTGCGCTATCCCGACTATGTGCGCCAGATTTTCAGTAATGGCGAACCGAGCGAGAAAATAGACATCGTCTTTGTGGCAGAAGGCTACACGAAGGAACAGATGGGGCAGTTCTTCAAGGATGTGGAAACAGCCCGACGCTCACTCTTCAGCCACGCGCCGTTCGACCAGTATGAGAACCGCTTCAACGCCATAGCCGTTGCCATACCTTCGGAAAAGACCGACGTGAGTGTGCCGCAAGACGGACAGTGGCACGACACCCCGTGCAAGAGCCACTTCAACACACTCTACAGCGCACGCTACCTCATGACAGAGCGCGTGTTCCAACTGCACGACCTCCTCGAAGGCCTGCCCTACGAGCACATCATCATCCTTGCCAACACGCACACCTACGGCGGTGGCGGCATCTACAACATGTATATGCTCACCACTGCGCGCCACTATGAGTTCCGCCCTGTCGTGGTGCACGAGTTCGGACACAGTTTTGCAGGTCTGGCAGACGAATACTTCTACGACGACATGTACGAGACCTATTATCCCGCCGACACTGAACCATGGGAGCCCAACCTGACGACCCTCGTCAACTTCGACGCCAAATGGCGCAACATGGTGAAGGACGTTTCCAAGCGCGACACGGGCGATGTGGGCATATACGAAGGCGGTGGCTACCAGTCGAAAGGTGTCTATCGCGGTTCGTACGACTGCCGCATGAAGACCAATTCCTACCCCGTGTTCTGCCCCGTGTGTCAGGACGCCATCAAGCGTGTCATAGAGTACAACACCGTGGAGCAGACGCAATAA
- a CDS encoding cation:proton antiporter, giving the protein MPSLITDLALILIVAGIVTILFKRLKQPLVLGYIVAGFLVGPNMTYMPTITDAATVKVWSDIGVIFLMFSLGLEFSFKKILKMGSAPIIAATSVMLCMFGVGNAVGRLFGWAEMDAMFLGGMLAMSSTTIIYKALDDLGMRSKKFAGEVLSVLILEDILGILLMVLLSAMAVSREFQGGELVASMLKLAFFLILWFIVGIFIVPLVLKRAQKWITNEMLLIVSIGLCFLMVVLADQAGYSEAFGAFMMGSILAETIEAEKIEKVVTPLKDLFGAIFFVSVGMMVEPAVLVEYWLPILCLVIAVVVGQAIFGTTSFLISGQSLKISMQCGFSLAQIGEFAFIIASLGVSLGVTGKFLYPVVVAVSIITTFFTPYMIKAAEPAYGFLERVLPDKVISRFSERDSRKTGGQAGDGTEGNVRSHWRAHLINVAVQVAIYAVLCFAAIGIGLNALLPICRNTFTHWPGNAICGLTIFFVVAPFLRAIVMRSTKTPHTRFIHRQKGIHPWLLLLLFIARSALAVYFIYYIINYLSPYASWLHVLIAIALLVGIVISRRVKLMSIRLERTFINNLRMRDFKSAQARPAYARRLYAHDVYTVVMEVPQNSKWAGKTLRDLNFSRVDGVMIAAIVRGNTKQNVPDADAMIFPGDRLTVISDDSGIQRFKERLEAEVTEQDTIFSNEQMIYGRLNIKDHPEFIGKTVGESGIRENYQCLIVGFLTPNGSLDIPFAGRVMQPTDTIWLVGEPKDLKALGAKR; this is encoded by the coding sequence ATGCCGTCACTCATCACCGACCTCGCCCTCATCCTCATCGTAGCAGGTATAGTAACCATCCTGTTCAAGCGCCTCAAACAGCCCCTCGTATTAGGCTATATCGTGGCGGGCTTCCTCGTGGGTCCCAACATGACTTATATGCCCACCATCACGGACGCTGCAACAGTGAAGGTATGGTCCGACATCGGTGTTATCTTCCTCATGTTCTCGCTCGGGCTGGAGTTCTCGTTCAAGAAAATCCTGAAGATGGGATCTGCCCCCATCATTGCCGCCACATCGGTGATGCTCTGCATGTTCGGTGTGGGTAATGCCGTGGGCAGGCTCTTCGGTTGGGCAGAGATGGACGCCATGTTCCTCGGCGGTATGCTTGCCATGTCGTCCACCACCATCATCTACAAGGCGCTCGACGACCTCGGCATGCGGAGCAAGAAATTTGCCGGCGAAGTGCTCAGCGTGCTCATACTTGAGGACATTCTGGGCATCCTCCTCATGGTGTTGCTGTCTGCCATGGCAGTGAGCCGTGAGTTTCAGGGTGGCGAACTCGTAGCGAGTATGCTGAAACTCGCTTTCTTCCTCATCCTGTGGTTCATCGTGGGCATTTTCATCGTGCCCCTCGTGCTGAAACGCGCACAGAAATGGATTACCAACGAGATGCTCCTCATCGTGAGCATAGGGCTCTGCTTCCTCATGGTGGTGCTTGCCGATCAGGCGGGCTACAGCGAAGCATTCGGGGCGTTCATGATGGGTAGCATACTCGCAGAGACCATCGAAGCCGAGAAAATAGAGAAAGTCGTTACCCCCCTCAAGGACCTCTTCGGCGCCATCTTCTTCGTGTCGGTGGGCATGATGGTAGAACCGGCGGTGCTGGTGGAATACTGGTTGCCCATACTCTGCCTCGTGATAGCCGTCGTGGTGGGACAAGCCATATTCGGCACGACGAGTTTCCTCATCAGCGGGCAGTCGCTGAAAATATCCATGCAGTGCGGCTTCTCGTTAGCACAGATTGGTGAATTTGCCTTTATCATCGCCTCGCTCGGCGTGAGCCTTGGCGTGACGGGCAAATTCCTCTATCCGGTGGTCGTGGCGGTGAGTATCATCACCACGTTCTTCACGCCGTATATGATTAAGGCAGCCGAACCCGCATACGGTTTCCTCGAGCGCGTGCTGCCCGACAAGGTCATCTCCCGCTTCAGCGAAAGGGATTCAAGGAAAACGGGCGGTCAGGCGGGCGACGGAACAGAAGGAAACGTGCGGAGCCATTGGCGCGCACACCTTATCAATGTGGCAGTGCAGGTGGCGATTTATGCCGTGCTGTGCTTTGCAGCCATAGGAATCGGCTTGAATGCCCTCCTCCCCATCTGCCGCAACACGTTCACCCACTGGCCCGGCAATGCTATCTGCGGGCTGACCATATTCTTCGTCGTGGCACCCTTCCTGCGCGCCATCGTCATGCGAAGCACGAAGACACCGCACACACGCTTCATACACCGGCAGAAAGGCATACACCCCTGGCTGCTACTGCTGCTGTTCATAGCGAGGAGCGCCCTGGCAGTCTATTTCATCTACTACATCATCAACTACCTCTCGCCATACGCGTCGTGGCTGCATGTGCTGATTGCCATAGCGCTACTTGTGGGCATCGTCATTTCCCGTCGTGTGAAACTCATGAGCATACGCCTCGAAAGGACCTTCATCAACAACCTGCGCATGCGCGACTTCAAGAGTGCACAGGCGCGTCCGGCATACGCACGCCGACTCTACGCGCACGATGTCTATACGGTGGTGATGGAGGTGCCGCAGAATTCCAAATGGGCAGGCAAGACGCTTCGCGACCTTAACTTCAGTCGCGTGGACGGTGTGATGATAGCCGCCATCGTGCGTGGCAACACGAAGCAGAATGTGCCCGATGCCGACGCCATGATTTTCCCCGGCGACCGCCTCACCGTCATCAGCGACGACAGCGGCATACAGCGCTTCAAGGAACGCCTCGAAGCGGAAGTAACGGAACAAGACACCATATTCAGCAACGAACAGATGATCTACGGCCGTCTCAACATCAAGGACCACCCCGAATTCATAGGAAAGACCGTGGGCGAAAGCGGCATACGCGAGAATTACCAATGCCTCATCGTGGGCTTCCTCACCCCCAACGGCAGCCTCGACATCCCCTTTGCCGGCCGCGTGATGCAACCCACCGACACCATCTGGCTCGTGGGAGAGCCCAAAGACCTCAAGGCGCTTGGGGCGAAGCGGTAG
- a CDS encoding ATP-binding protein gives MIERLLQQRLTNAYRRKKVIVVLGPRQVGKSTLLDALSAGKQNVRNLNCDNEDERLLLQGRTSTELRQLVSPYDFFLIDEAQRVKNIGLTLKMIGDLKLQTQVIVTGSSSFDLADEINEPATGRLLNYNLFPFSLPELAAATSRLDEQRLLERRMIYGLYPEVVNEPEVARETLINLTNNYLYKDLLTFRGIRKPEIIINLVRALALQIGSEVSYNELSSLIGIDKITVENYINLLEKCFIVFRLNSFSRNVRNEIKKGKKVYFYDNGIRNAVLSNFAPLEMRSDTGALWENLMISERIKRNAYCGSYAQLFFWRTHDQKEIDLIEESDGRLTAFEFKWNNRKKTKVPKTFAEMYPNHSFNTVGRDTFWDFLS, from the coding sequence ATGATAGAAAGATTACTTCAACAAAGGCTTACCAATGCCTATCGACGTAAGAAGGTGATAGTAGTGCTTGGTCCCCGTCAGGTAGGCAAGAGTACTTTACTCGATGCTCTCTCAGCGGGGAAACAAAATGTGAGAAACCTGAATTGTGACAACGAGGATGAAAGGCTGCTGTTGCAAGGGCGAACATCAACAGAATTACGTCAGTTGGTTTCACCATACGATTTCTTCCTCATTGACGAAGCGCAGCGCGTAAAGAACATAGGTCTTACGCTAAAGATGATAGGAGATTTGAAGTTGCAGACACAGGTTATAGTAACGGGTTCTTCGTCCTTTGACCTTGCAGATGAAATCAACGAACCCGCCACCGGGCGTTTGCTCAACTATAACCTATTCCCATTCTCGCTGCCTGAATTGGCGGCTGCCACTTCTCGCTTAGATGAACAGCGGCTTTTGGAACGCCGGATGATTTACGGGCTTTACCCTGAAGTGGTGAACGAGCCGGAAGTGGCGCGGGAGACATTGATAAATCTTACGAACAACTATCTGTATAAAGACTTACTGACATTCCGTGGTATCAGGAAACCTGAGATTATAATAAACTTAGTGCGCGCCTTGGCACTGCAGATAGGTAGTGAGGTGTCGTATAACGAATTGTCAAGCCTTATCGGAATAGACAAGATTACGGTGGAGAATTATATCAACTTGCTGGAGAAATGCTTTATTGTATTCCGCCTCAACTCTTTCAGCAGAAATGTACGCAACGAAATCAAGAAAGGGAAGAAGGTGTATTTTTATGACAACGGCATCCGCAATGCAGTACTTTCCAATTTCGCTCCGTTAGAGATGCGAAGTGATACGGGTGCTCTGTGGGAGAATCTGATGATCAGTGAGCGCATCAAGCGGAATGCCTACTGTGGAAGTTATGCACAACTCTTTTTCTGGCGCACACACGACCAGAAAGAAATCGACCTGATTGAGGAATCTGACGGTCGGTTGACAGCATTCGAATTCAAGTGGAATAACAGAAAGAAAACGAAAGTTCCTAAGACCTTTGCCGAAATGTATCCCAACCATTCTTTCAATACAGTCGGAAGAGATACATTCTGGGATTTCCTCTCGTAA